The uncultured Subdoligranulum sp. genomic sequence CCGGTGGAGGCCCGGTACTCCTGCACGGTGGCATGTTTGGCCACGCTGGCTTTGCTGGCGTTCTTGCCCCGGCGCAGCACGCTGGCTTCCGCTTCGCTGAGCAGCGGTTCCAGGATTTCCAGTTCCCGGCTCTGGGCGTGGGCGCTCACATAATTGGTGGCCACGGTGTGCAGGCGGTTGGGCTGCAGCCGGGTGGTGCCCACCAGTTTGGCGCGCACCAGCAGTTCCAGCACCGCGTCCCCCACAAAGGCCAGCGCCAGCGGGGACATCTCATGAATATCCACTTCGGGTTTTGTCTCAAACAGCATACTCAATACAGATAATCAAACTCGTATTCGCCGATCTTGATGGTGTCGTCCTCCTCGACGCCCTCCGCCACCAGCTTGTCCAGAATGCCGGAATCGCCCAGCTGGGTCTGGAAATACTGCAGGCTCTCGTAGTCCTCCACGTTGGTGCCGGCCAGAATGCGCTCCAGCCAGGGGGCATCGATGGTGAACTCGTGCTCGCCGGTGCGGGTGACGGTAAAGGGCCGGGTGGGCTCCAGGCTCTTGTCGGGACGCTTGTATTCCGGCGCGTACACCTTGATGGGCGGCAGGTCCTTGAGCCGGTTGTAGACCAGCGCCGGCAGGCCGTCCACCCCCTGGCGGGTGGCTGCCGAGATGGGCAGGAAGGTCAGGCCCTTCCCTTCAATATAGTTTTTGAACTCCTCCACCTGTTCCGGGGTGGCGATGTCGCACTTGTTGCCCAGCACGATCTGGGGACGCTGGGCCAGCTCGGCGCTGAAGCCCGCCAGCTCATGGTTGATCTGCTCAAAGTCCGCCTTGGGGTCGCGCCCCTCGCAGCCGGACACATCCACCACGTGCAGCAGCAGCCGGCAGCGCTCCACATGGCGCAGGAAATCATGGCCCAGGCCCACGCCTTCGGCGGCGCCCTCAATGAGACCGGGGATATCGGCGCAGACAAAGCTCTGTTCCGGACCCACCCGCACCACGCCCAGCACGGGGGTCAGCGTGGTGAAGTGATAGTTGGCGATCTTGGGCTTGGCCGCCGAGATGATGCTGATAAGGGTGGATTTGCCCACGTTGGGGAAGCCGATCAGGCCCACATCGGCGATGACCTTCAGTTCCAGCTGGACGTGCAGGTCCTCCCCCGGCAGGCCGGGCTTGGCAAACTTGGGAATCTGACGGGTGGGGGTGGCAAAGTGGGAGTTGCCCCAGCCGCCGCGGCCGCCCTTGGCCACCACCACCGGGTCGGAGCCGGACAGATCGGCAATGACCAGGCCGGTCTCCGCCTCCTTGAGCACGGTGCCCCGGGGCACCCTGATCACAAGATCGTCGGCGTCTGCGCCACTCTGCCGCTTGGCACGGCCGTTCTCCCCGTCCGCCGCCGTGTACTTGCGCTTGTAGCGGAAGTCCATCAGGGTGGAAAGGTTGTCGTCGGCCACAAAGATGATGTCGCCGCCGCGGCCGCCGTCGCCGCCGTCGGGACCGCCCGCCGCCACGAATTTCTCCCGGTGGAAGGTCACGGCGCCGTCGCCGCCCTTGCCGGCGTGCAGCCAGATGGTTGCGGTATCAATAAAATTGCTGGTTGCCATTAGTGTACCTCGCGCGGTGCAGGGCACCGTCTAGAATAAAAATCGGGCAGGCCATGCCGGCCCGCCCGTCTGGTTTTTTTACTGCTTGACCGTGCAGCGCTTGCGGTCGCGGCCCATGCGCTCGAAGTGAACGCGGCCATCCACGAGGGCAAACAGCGTGTCGTCGCTGCCAATGCCGACGCCCTCACCCGGATGGATGTGGGTGCCGCGCTGGCGGACCAGAATGTTGCCGGCCAGAACGAACTGACCGTCGCCG encodes the following:
- the obgE gene encoding GTPase ObgE, encoding MATSNFIDTATIWLHAGKGGDGAVTFHREKFVAAGGPDGGDGGRGGDIIFVADDNLSTLMDFRYKRKYTAADGENGRAKRQSGADADDLVIRVPRGTVLKEAETGLVIADLSGSDPVVVAKGGRGGWGNSHFATPTRQIPKFAKPGLPGEDLHVQLELKVIADVGLIGFPNVGKSTLISIISAAKPKIANYHFTTLTPVLGVVRVGPEQSFVCADIPGLIEGAAEGVGLGHDFLRHVERCRLLLHVVDVSGCEGRDPKADFEQINHELAGFSAELAQRPQIVLGNKCDIATPEQVEEFKNYIEGKGLTFLPISAATRQGVDGLPALVYNRLKDLPPIKVYAPEYKRPDKSLEPTRPFTVTRTGEHEFTIDAPWLERILAGTNVEDYESLQYFQTQLGDSGILDKLVAEGVEEDDTIKIGEYEFDYLY
- a CDS encoding ribonuclease III domain-containing protein; protein product: MLFETKPEVDIHEMSPLALAFVGDAVLELLVRAKLVGTTRLQPNRLHTVATNYVSAHAQSRELEILEPLLSEAEASVLRRGKNASKASVAKHATVQEYRASTGFECLLGWLYLQGRTDRVQELFDALWTGYQPQ
- the rpmA gene encoding 50S ribosomal protein L27 — protein: MAHKKGVGSTKNGRDSESKRLGVKRGDGQFVLAGNILVRQRGTHIHPGEGVGIGSDDTLFALVDGRVHFERMGRDRKRCTVKQ